The proteins below are encoded in one region of Apium graveolens cultivar Ventura chromosome 4, ASM990537v1, whole genome shotgun sequence:
- the LOC141719581 gene encoding uncharacterized protein LOC141719581: MTTLTNLNPSENPKKWGFYWESQSQLPILKLILFNPQFKPLTQCTHLKLHLLVQKSVLELRWLHSQNQVLLTVPVPNVLFDTDSPLTFKLLEDYIEVKVCLLLSVDHPVLSSLQNVIHLDEVKPLRMDYDIERLSSTGDASFYCRNCSTKLSTSLRTFEEMPSVNWREVADNWFGNCCCSFGGISEKLVISYAKSYTSTTGLCLLNTSSVILSKDDLVGFNIPDWIRKEDNELDFSANNGVHRTTESKDITTMSFHSQTIMRNDIDRRIKKQCSLKDTPKLEVKGEIIDSDTSAQVSPTLEDVKNVPSTPVHYIQDHDIKCCDHTGSEPSSKEHDSSAIGLLENQKSFLDGFLGNVFMTKASNLSKDVQWVELSCPCCSCLIGAYPCGNSNAVFDSGVHLLKCYISTCSDAEASRNLFRMYTLERMFSSQLLECAKDELSFRTVVRDLQTKRPMLKIVLLNPNSWRFFGYCSSPVEQAPRINMSPAIKLLFSDCSRSAESELRIIEEWVVKNQADEVYMLASQIKELIKSLELVKNVLPPSHTLLQGFSLSSLRM; the protein is encoded by the exons ATGACAACACTAACTAATCTAAACCCCTCAGAAAACCCTAAAAAATGGGGATTCTATTGGGAATCACAATCACAGCTCCCAATACTGAAATTAATCCTCTTCAATCCTCAATTCAAGCCTTTAACTCAATGCACCCACCTTAAACTCCACTTACTTGTCCAAAAATCGGTGCTGGAGCTGCGTTGGCTCCACTCCCAAAACCAGGTGTTACTCACAGTTCCTGTGCCTAATGTGTTGTTTGATACTGATTCTCCGCTCACTTTTAAGCTGCTGGAGGATTATATCGAGGTTAAGGTTTGTTTGCTTCTTTCGGTTGATCATCCCGTGCTTTCGAGTTTGCAGAATGTGATTCATTTGGATGAGGTCAAACCGCTTAGGATGGATTACG ATATTGAGCGCTTGTCGTCAACAGGAGATGCATCCTTTTACTGTAGAAATTGCTCCACCAAATTATCCACATCTCTCAG AACCTTTGAGGAGATGCCTTCGGTTAACTGGCGAGAGGTAGCTGACAATTGGTTTGGGAATTGCTGTTGCTCATTTGGAGGAATTAGTGAAAAATTAGTTATCAGTTATGCAAAATCTTATACAAGCACAACAGGTCTCTGTCTCTTAAACACCTCGTCTGTTATTTTAAGCAAAGATGATCTTGTGGGTTTTAATATACCTGACTGGATCCGAAAGGAAGATAATGAACTGGATTTTTCTGCTAACAATGGTGTACACCGGACCACTGAAAGTAAAGATATCACGACCATGTCCTTTCATAGTCAAACAATTATGAGGAATGATATTGACAGAAGAATCAAAAAACAATGTTCTTTGAAAGATACCCCGAAACTTGAAGTAAAAGGTGAAATTATTGACTCTGACACTTCAGCTCAAGTGTCGCCAACATTGGAGGATGTTAAGAATGTGCCATCAACTCCTGTACACTATATTCAAGACCATGATATCAAATGTTGTGATCACACTGGATCTGAACCTTCTTCAAAGGAGCATGACTCAAGTGCTATTGGACTCCTAGAAAATCAGAAATCCTTTCTTGATGGATTTCTTGGGAATGTCTTCATGACTAAAGCCTCAAACTTATCAAAAGATGTTCAATGGGTTGAACTTTCTTGTCCATGCTGTTCGTGTCTGATTGGAGCATATCCCTGTGGTAATAGTAATGCAGTCTTTGACAGTGGAGTTCACTTGTTGAAGTGTTATATATCAACTTGTTCGGATGCTGAAGCGTCAAGAAATCTCTTCAG GATGTACACCTTGGAGAGGATGTTTTCTAGTCAGTTGTTGGAATGTGCTAAAGATGAATTATCATTTCGAACTGTGGTTAGGGATCTACAAACTAAGCGTCCTATGTTAAAAATTGTCCTCTTAAACCCGAATTCATGGCGCTTCTTTGGTTATTGTTCAAGCCCTGTGGAGCAGGCTCCAAGGATAAATATGTCTCCTGCCATTAAATTACTTTTCTCTGACTGTAGCAGAAGTGCTGAATCTGAATTGAG GATAATAGAAGAATGGGTAGTGAAGAACCAAGCTGATGAAGTGTACATGTTAGCTTCTCAGATAAAAGAATTGATTAAATCATTAGAGTTGGTAAAGAATGTTCTGCCACCTTCACATACCTTGCTACAAGGATTTTCATTATCTTCCTTAAGAATGTGA
- the LOC141720919 gene encoding uncharacterized protein LOC141720919 isoform X2 — protein sequence MRSQARWDHRAPDPVDPPDDWVNGSWTVDCICGVNFDDGEEMVNCDECGVWVHTRCYRYVKSDKSFACYKCKGVKSRRDCESDRIEEEERTETEVAQLLVELPNKTVRRGLGSSGGNSGGFQKRLWNQIPKEERVHVQGVPGGEEGIFSGSGLSSVFGAGLWKSSGYVPKKFSFQYKEFDCWNEGNENIVNNGDVGAHGVSSLKDGVGLVANHVSLGVETRTRREESKKKKVEGEDCDGRSTQKSGMKQKDRSLNRSTIIHYGKRKKEVSKASKDGTGKKKARVVHVEGDDSKKRSPRASRSASTPSSDAKQSAFHESRGFKGDESIIESGKHEKVKENVPAEPSSKGFSTEIVEVSELKNTLAMSVQDTSSVLSTQRLSSKERSSDKCGLNAPFQPTSITSDGVQSSLDHNSWCLPAKSKDVVLDEMNEKRGFVGRSDQISKEHHVEYLETIAPRVKDSQNDQDSNGPAPLPQHHDLHLNVLSKAACMNVVHSVDQKVDSVDTNTATANLQFDKAGTPSDPVHVPVNGQMVDLDSHVAGGSFSKLKQVSHGKELSESCETTLSQEHLDKHKVVVSFGKSSSTTETALLSKTPASDSHRVVDAQNQNCSPQQNVVSEHKTGSKKDGPGAGFVKDGERNEKPRKIAKEMSKSFTSSMKTSNLSKIPGSSNSVKTLSSSKESISFSSAKPSLLQTVLSNSMSGESDTSLQPEIASYVENTTTPSELMQRSEAVNNLNCQQSLKVNHTSQMHHSAALPTSAAISDEELALLLHHELNSSPRVPRVPRMRHAGSVPQLGSPTGANSLMKRSSSSCIGKDHGLVFKRKGKSIAAEGSQNSEEDESKNVKRSPLLPVQRTNDQTRTSDSVTKREAEYGSAAGVQSLNKSISHATSSNAGNALLASSETGKQDVSSTYKSRRNASDDNASSEIRPAQRTLPGLLSMIMTKRMTYEELCNAVLPHWPHLRKHNGERYAYSSHSQAVLDCLRNRSEWARLVDRGPKTNAGRKRRRSDAEAQSLESEDNGSKKKDTKGVDSKSVVESCQDQFPKGKRKARKRRRRLALQGRGLKNMVFRRGRRQKDADDISYDEEYSLSSSSSAEESMSTEDETVQGGGGTSSAAGRSDASASE from the exons ATGAGAAGTCAAGCGCGGTGGGATCACCGGGCTCCTGATCCGGTGGACCCACCTGATGACTGGGTGAATGGTTCCTGGACTGTGGATTGTATTTGTGGTGTTAATTTTGACGACGGTGAGGAGATGGTTAATTGCGATGAGTGTGGCGTTTGGGTTCATACACGGTGTTATAGGTATGTTAAGAGTGATAAATCGTTTGCGTGTTATAAGTGTAAGGGGGTTAAGAGTAGGAGGGATTGCGAGAGTGATAGGATTGAGGAGGAGGAGAGGACGGAGACGGAAGTTGCGCAGTTGTTGGTTGAGTTGCCGAATAAGACGGTGAGGAGAGGTTTAGGGAGTTCTGGGGGGAATAGTGGAGGGTTTCAGAAGCGGCTTTGGAATCAGATTCCGAAAGAGGAGAGGGTGCATGTGCAGGGTGTTCCCGGTGGGGAGGAGGGGATTTTTAGTGGGAGTGGGTTGTCGTCGGTTTTTGGGGCGGGGTTGTGGAAGAGTAGCGGGTATGTTCCGAAGAAATTTAGTTTTCAGTATAAGGAGTTTGATTGTTGGAATGAGGGGAATGAAAATATTGTGAATAATGGGGATGTTGGTGCTCACGGGGTGTCTTCGTTGAAGGATGGAGTGGGGTTAGTTGCGAATCATGTGAGTTTGGGTGTGGAAACGAGGACGCGAAGGGAAGAGAGTAAGAAAAAGAAAGTGGAGGGTGAGGATTGCGATGGAAGGAGTACGCAGAAGAGTGGCATGAAGCAGAAGGATAGGAGTTTAAACCGATCTACAATAATTCACTATGGAAAGCGTAAGAAAGAGGTTTCAAAAGCTTCTAAGGATGGAACTGGGAAAAAGAAGGCCAGAGTTGTCCATGTGGAAGGTGATGATTCTAAGAAGAGAAGTCCTCGTGCTTCCAGATCAG CCTCTACGCCATCAAGTGATGCAAAACAGTCTGCATTTCATGAAAGCAGAGGTTTTAAGGGCGATGAGAGTATTATTGAAAGTGGAAAACATGAGAAAGTTAAAGAAAATGTGCCTGCTGAACCTTCATCGAAAGGATTTTCCACAGAGATCGTTGAAGTTTCTGAATTAAAAAACACTCTAGCTATGAGCGTGCAAGACACCTCTTCTGTCCTGTCGACACAGAGATTATCATCTAAAGAAAGATCAAGTGATAAATGTGGACTCAATGCACCTTTTCAGCCTACCTCTATAACTAGTGATGGTGTACAATCATCGCTGGATCATAACTCTTGGTGTCTTCCAGCAAAATCTAAG GATGTTGTTCTTGATGAAATGAACGAAAAAAGAGGATTTGTAGGTAGAAGTGATCAGATTAGCAAGGAGCACCATGTTGAATATCTGGAAACTATTGCACCTCGAGTTAAAGATTCTCAAAATGATCAGGATTCAAATG GACCTGCTCCCCTTCCCCAACACCATGATCTGCACTTGAATGTTCTGAGTAAGGCTGCATGTATGAATGTTGTACACTCTGTGGACCAAAAAGTCGACAGCGTTGATACAAATACCGCAACTGCTAATTTACAATTCGATAAAGCAGGAACACCTTCTGACCCTGTGCATGTTCCAGTGAATGGGCAAATGGTCGATTTAGACAGTCATGTAGCTGGCGGAAGTTTCTCAAAACTTAAACAAGTCAGTCATGGTAAAGAACTATCAGAATCATGTGAAACGACTTTATCTCAAGAACATCTTGATAAGCATAAAGTTGTAGTTTCTTTTGGGAAATCCTCTTCAACTACAGAAACTGCTTTGCTTTCCAAGACCCCAGCTTCTGATAGTCATAGAGTAGTGGATGCGCAGAATCAGAACTGCAGTCCTCAGCAAAATGTTGTGTCCGAACACAAAACAGGTAGTAAGAAAGACGGTCCTGGTGCTGGTTTCGTCAAGGACGGGGAGAGAAATGAGAAGCCAAGGAAAATTGCAAAAGAGATGTCAAAATCCTTCACCTCTTCTATGAAAACATCTAACCTGAGCAAGATTCCTGGTTCTTCTAATTCCGtcaaaaccttgtcttcatcaaagGAATCTATCAGCTTCTCATCTGCTAAACCATCATTGCTTCAAACTGTATTGAGTAATTCCATGTCTGGTGAATCTGATACTTCCTTGCAACCTGAGATTGCTTCATATGTTGAGAATACGACTACCCCTTCCGAGTTGATGCAGAGAAGTGAAGCGGTTAACAATTTGAATTGCCAGCAGTCATTGAAGGTCAACCACACATCGCAAATGCATCACTCTGCAGCTCTGCCTACTTCTGCGGCAATCAGTGATGAAGAG CTTGCTTTACTATTGCATCACGAACTTAACAGTTCCCCAAGAGTTCCTCGGGTGCCACGAATGCGGCATGCTGGTAGTGTACCTCAGCTAGGTTCTCCAACTGGTGCGAACTCACTAATGAAGCGTTCATCATCCAGTTGTATAGGAAAAGATCATGGTTTG GTTTTCAAAAGGAAAGGAAAGAGTATAGCCGCAGAGGGATCTCAAAATTCTGAAGAGGATGAATCTAAAAATGTTAAGAGATCACCTTTGTTGCCAGTTCAGAGGACCAATGACCAGACTCGCACTTCAGATTCTGTTACCAAGAGAGAAGCAGAATATGGGTCTGCAGCAGGCGTGCAGTCTCTAAATAAAAGTATCTCTCATGCAACATCTTCAAATGCAGGAAATGCTTTGTTAGCATCTTCTGAAACTGGCAAACAAGACGTGTCTTCCACATATAAGTCACGTCGAAATGCCTCTGATGATAATGCTAGCAGTGAAATTCGTCCTGCTCAGCGCACATTACCAG GATTGCTGTCAATGATTATGACCAAGCGCATGACTTATGAAGAACTTTGCAATGCGGTTTTACCG CATTGGCCTCATTTGAGAAAGCATAACGGTGAACGTTATGCTTATTCAAGTCACTCGCAGGCTGTACTTGATTGCCTGAGGAACAGAAGCGAGTGGGCTCGCCTTGTTGATCGTGGTCCCAAG ACAAATGCTGGAAGGAAGCGACGCAGGTCGGATGCCGAGGCTCAAAGTCTTGAATCGGAGGATAACGGGAGTAAGAAAAAGGATACGAAAGGTGTAGATAGTAAAAGTGTAGTAGAATCATGCCAAGACCAATTCCCAAAGGGTAAGAGGAAAGCAAGGAAGCGTCGCAGACGGCTAGCACTGCAAGGAAGAGGGCTTAAAAATATGGTCTTTAGGAGGGGAAGGAGACAAAAGGATGCTGATGATATCAGTTATGACGAAGAATACTCACTTTCTAGTTCCAGTAGTGCAGAAGAGAGTATGTCCACTGAGGATGAGACAGTACAAGGGGGTGGCGGCACAAGTTCAGCTGCTGGTAGATCGGACGCCTCTGCTTCTGAGTAG
- the LOC141720919 gene encoding uncharacterized protein LOC141720919 isoform X1 translates to MRSQARWDHRAPDPVDPPDDWVNGSWTVDCICGVNFDDGEEMVNCDECGVWVHTRCYRYVKSDKSFACYKCKGVKSRRDCESDRIEEEERTETEVAQLLVELPNKTVRRGLGSSGGNSGGFQKRLWNQIPKEERVHVQGVPGGEEGIFSGSGLSSVFGAGLWKSSGYVPKKFSFQYKEFDCWNEGNENIVNNGDVGAHGVSSLKDGVGLVANHVSLGVETRTRREESKKKKVEGEDCDGRSTQKSGMKQKDRSLNRSTIIHYGKRKKEVSKASKDGTGKKKARVVHVEGDDSKKRSPRASRSASTPSSDAKQSAFHESRGFKGDESIIESGKHEKVKENVPAEPSSKGFSTEIVEVSELKNTLAMSVQDTSSVLSTQRLSSKERSSDKCGLNAPFQPTSITSDGVQSSLDHNSWCLPAKSKDVVLDEMNEKRGFVGRSDQISKEHHVEYLETIAPRVKDSQNDQDSNGKVSLGRLNQKKTHIEINDSGGVPHVSLPCDRKLDDAGPAPLPQHHDLHLNVLSKAACMNVVHSVDQKVDSVDTNTATANLQFDKAGTPSDPVHVPVNGQMVDLDSHVAGGSFSKLKQVSHGKELSESCETTLSQEHLDKHKVVVSFGKSSSTTETALLSKTPASDSHRVVDAQNQNCSPQQNVVSEHKTGSKKDGPGAGFVKDGERNEKPRKIAKEMSKSFTSSMKTSNLSKIPGSSNSVKTLSSSKESISFSSAKPSLLQTVLSNSMSGESDTSLQPEIASYVENTTTPSELMQRSEAVNNLNCQQSLKVNHTSQMHHSAALPTSAAISDEELALLLHHELNSSPRVPRVPRMRHAGSVPQLGSPTGANSLMKRSSSSCIGKDHGLVFKRKGKSIAAEGSQNSEEDESKNVKRSPLLPVQRTNDQTRTSDSVTKREAEYGSAAGVQSLNKSISHATSSNAGNALLASSETGKQDVSSTYKSRRNASDDNASSEIRPAQRTLPGLLSMIMTKRMTYEELCNAVLPHWPHLRKHNGERYAYSSHSQAVLDCLRNRSEWARLVDRGPKTNAGRKRRRSDAEAQSLESEDNGSKKKDTKGVDSKSVVESCQDQFPKGKRKARKRRRRLALQGRGLKNMVFRRGRRQKDADDISYDEEYSLSSSSSAEESMSTEDETVQGGGGTSSAAGRSDASASE, encoded by the exons ATGAGAAGTCAAGCGCGGTGGGATCACCGGGCTCCTGATCCGGTGGACCCACCTGATGACTGGGTGAATGGTTCCTGGACTGTGGATTGTATTTGTGGTGTTAATTTTGACGACGGTGAGGAGATGGTTAATTGCGATGAGTGTGGCGTTTGGGTTCATACACGGTGTTATAGGTATGTTAAGAGTGATAAATCGTTTGCGTGTTATAAGTGTAAGGGGGTTAAGAGTAGGAGGGATTGCGAGAGTGATAGGATTGAGGAGGAGGAGAGGACGGAGACGGAAGTTGCGCAGTTGTTGGTTGAGTTGCCGAATAAGACGGTGAGGAGAGGTTTAGGGAGTTCTGGGGGGAATAGTGGAGGGTTTCAGAAGCGGCTTTGGAATCAGATTCCGAAAGAGGAGAGGGTGCATGTGCAGGGTGTTCCCGGTGGGGAGGAGGGGATTTTTAGTGGGAGTGGGTTGTCGTCGGTTTTTGGGGCGGGGTTGTGGAAGAGTAGCGGGTATGTTCCGAAGAAATTTAGTTTTCAGTATAAGGAGTTTGATTGTTGGAATGAGGGGAATGAAAATATTGTGAATAATGGGGATGTTGGTGCTCACGGGGTGTCTTCGTTGAAGGATGGAGTGGGGTTAGTTGCGAATCATGTGAGTTTGGGTGTGGAAACGAGGACGCGAAGGGAAGAGAGTAAGAAAAAGAAAGTGGAGGGTGAGGATTGCGATGGAAGGAGTACGCAGAAGAGTGGCATGAAGCAGAAGGATAGGAGTTTAAACCGATCTACAATAATTCACTATGGAAAGCGTAAGAAAGAGGTTTCAAAAGCTTCTAAGGATGGAACTGGGAAAAAGAAGGCCAGAGTTGTCCATGTGGAAGGTGATGATTCTAAGAAGAGAAGTCCTCGTGCTTCCAGATCAG CCTCTACGCCATCAAGTGATGCAAAACAGTCTGCATTTCATGAAAGCAGAGGTTTTAAGGGCGATGAGAGTATTATTGAAAGTGGAAAACATGAGAAAGTTAAAGAAAATGTGCCTGCTGAACCTTCATCGAAAGGATTTTCCACAGAGATCGTTGAAGTTTCTGAATTAAAAAACACTCTAGCTATGAGCGTGCAAGACACCTCTTCTGTCCTGTCGACACAGAGATTATCATCTAAAGAAAGATCAAGTGATAAATGTGGACTCAATGCACCTTTTCAGCCTACCTCTATAACTAGTGATGGTGTACAATCATCGCTGGATCATAACTCTTGGTGTCTTCCAGCAAAATCTAAG GATGTTGTTCTTGATGAAATGAACGAAAAAAGAGGATTTGTAGGTAGAAGTGATCAGATTAGCAAGGAGCACCATGTTGAATATCTGGAAACTATTGCACCTCGAGTTAAAGATTCTCAAAATGATCAGGATTCAAATGGTAAAGTGTCTCTTGGTCGTTTAAACCAGAAAAAAACACATATTGAAATAAATGATTCTGGAGGAGTCCCTCATGTTTCACTTCCTTGTGATAGAAAGTTGGATGATGCAGGACCTGCTCCCCTTCCCCAACACCATGATCTGCACTTGAATGTTCTGAGTAAGGCTGCATGTATGAATGTTGTACACTCTGTGGACCAAAAAGTCGACAGCGTTGATACAAATACCGCAACTGCTAATTTACAATTCGATAAAGCAGGAACACCTTCTGACCCTGTGCATGTTCCAGTGAATGGGCAAATGGTCGATTTAGACAGTCATGTAGCTGGCGGAAGTTTCTCAAAACTTAAACAAGTCAGTCATGGTAAAGAACTATCAGAATCATGTGAAACGACTTTATCTCAAGAACATCTTGATAAGCATAAAGTTGTAGTTTCTTTTGGGAAATCCTCTTCAACTACAGAAACTGCTTTGCTTTCCAAGACCCCAGCTTCTGATAGTCATAGAGTAGTGGATGCGCAGAATCAGAACTGCAGTCCTCAGCAAAATGTTGTGTCCGAACACAAAACAGGTAGTAAGAAAGACGGTCCTGGTGCTGGTTTCGTCAAGGACGGGGAGAGAAATGAGAAGCCAAGGAAAATTGCAAAAGAGATGTCAAAATCCTTCACCTCTTCTATGAAAACATCTAACCTGAGCAAGATTCCTGGTTCTTCTAATTCCGtcaaaaccttgtcttcatcaaagGAATCTATCAGCTTCTCATCTGCTAAACCATCATTGCTTCAAACTGTATTGAGTAATTCCATGTCTGGTGAATCTGATACTTCCTTGCAACCTGAGATTGCTTCATATGTTGAGAATACGACTACCCCTTCCGAGTTGATGCAGAGAAGTGAAGCGGTTAACAATTTGAATTGCCAGCAGTCATTGAAGGTCAACCACACATCGCAAATGCATCACTCTGCAGCTCTGCCTACTTCTGCGGCAATCAGTGATGAAGAG CTTGCTTTACTATTGCATCACGAACTTAACAGTTCCCCAAGAGTTCCTCGGGTGCCACGAATGCGGCATGCTGGTAGTGTACCTCAGCTAGGTTCTCCAACTGGTGCGAACTCACTAATGAAGCGTTCATCATCCAGTTGTATAGGAAAAGATCATGGTTTG GTTTTCAAAAGGAAAGGAAAGAGTATAGCCGCAGAGGGATCTCAAAATTCTGAAGAGGATGAATCTAAAAATGTTAAGAGATCACCTTTGTTGCCAGTTCAGAGGACCAATGACCAGACTCGCACTTCAGATTCTGTTACCAAGAGAGAAGCAGAATATGGGTCTGCAGCAGGCGTGCAGTCTCTAAATAAAAGTATCTCTCATGCAACATCTTCAAATGCAGGAAATGCTTTGTTAGCATCTTCTGAAACTGGCAAACAAGACGTGTCTTCCACATATAAGTCACGTCGAAATGCCTCTGATGATAATGCTAGCAGTGAAATTCGTCCTGCTCAGCGCACATTACCAG GATTGCTGTCAATGATTATGACCAAGCGCATGACTTATGAAGAACTTTGCAATGCGGTTTTACCG CATTGGCCTCATTTGAGAAAGCATAACGGTGAACGTTATGCTTATTCAAGTCACTCGCAGGCTGTACTTGATTGCCTGAGGAACAGAAGCGAGTGGGCTCGCCTTGTTGATCGTGGTCCCAAG ACAAATGCTGGAAGGAAGCGACGCAGGTCGGATGCCGAGGCTCAAAGTCTTGAATCGGAGGATAACGGGAGTAAGAAAAAGGATACGAAAGGTGTAGATAGTAAAAGTGTAGTAGAATCATGCCAAGACCAATTCCCAAAGGGTAAGAGGAAAGCAAGGAAGCGTCGCAGACGGCTAGCACTGCAAGGAAGAGGGCTTAAAAATATGGTCTTTAGGAGGGGAAGGAGACAAAAGGATGCTGATGATATCAGTTATGACGAAGAATACTCACTTTCTAGTTCCAGTAGTGCAGAAGAGAGTATGTCCACTGAGGATGAGACAGTACAAGGGGGTGGCGGCACAAGTTCAGCTGCTGGTAGATCGGACGCCTCTGCTTCTGAGTAG